In a genomic window of Gambusia affinis linkage group LG04, SWU_Gaff_1.0, whole genome shotgun sequence:
- the ccdc85al gene encoding coiled-coil domain containing 85A, like isoform X2: MEKATPPLQPQPQPQPQLQLSIAKSESPAEDISGLTDEELLRWTKEELVRRLRRSEADKMSVILDHGNLIREVNRSLQLHLNEIRGLKDINQKLQEDNRELRDLCCFLDDDRQKGKRVSREWQRLGRYSASIMRKEVTLYLQKLKELEVRQEEVIRENLELKELCLLLDDEKGVSGGGGGVVGGSGSGGGVGMGGCRNSIDSQNSLLLVPGQGLLMRDVGDGSSTSSAGSADSSDHPHHKQTHLSAGVGSGEKGSPELLHKPRCSSISGIGGADREVSSPELPAGRHRSTSLEYPYTLPQLCRPRCGSISVPDHSRVMRGLSPEKYGRNIGHRSPEQHPKHHSSDLLLGQRQHFLSQGGSGELYQKYKRSSSTTGCGSPEPRHAHLGVGEHHEKGCMIHGGSPETHRHQYSVSPDHAKFGSPVREGQRRPAGDELSPHHRSIYNGMNALRPPLDNLTTHASPKKEGW; the protein is encoded by the exons ATGGAGAAGGCAACTCCGCCGCTCCAACCCCAGCCCCAGCCACAGCCCCAGCTCCAGCTGTCCATAGCGAAGAGTGAAAGTCCGGCCGAAGACATCTCAGGTTTGACGGACGAGGAGCTGCTCAGGTGGACCAAAGAGGAGCTGGTGCGCCGGCTGAGGCGGTCTGAGGCCGATAAGATGAGCGTGATTCTAGACCACGGGAATCTCATCCGAGAGGTCAACCGCAGCCTCCAGCTGCACCTAAACGAGATTAGGGGGCTGAAG GACATCAACCAGAAGCTGCAAGAAGACAATCGTGAGCTGCGGGACTTGTGCTGTTTCTTAGATGATGACCGTCAGAAAGGAAAGCGCGTGTCCAGGGAGTGGCAGCGTCTCGGCCGGTACAGCGCCAGCATCATGCGCAAGGAAGTGACCCTGTACCTGCAGAAGCTCAAGGAGCTGGAGGTCAGACAGGAGGAGGTGATCCGGGAGAATCTGGAGCTGAAGGAGCTCTGCCTGTTGCTGGATGACGAGAAGGGAGTTTCGGGTGGAGGAGGGGGTGTAGTGGGGGGAAGCGGAAGCGGAGGGGGTGTGGGGATGGGAGGATGCCGCAACTCAATTGACAGCCAGAACAGCCTGCTGCTGGTGCCAGGCCAGGGGCTTCTCATGAGGGACGTGGGAGATGGGAGCAGCACCTCGAGCGCAGGCAGCGCCGACAGCTCGGATCACCCTCACCACAAGCAGACTCACCTCTCTGCAGGTGTGGGCAGTGGGGAGAAAGGTAGCCCTGAACTTTTGCACAAACCCAGGTGTAGCAGCATCAGTGGGATAGGTGGAGCGGACAGGGAGGTGTCCAGCCCAGAGCTCCCGGCTGGGCGGCACCGGAGCACGAGCCTGGAGTATCCCTACACCCTGCCCCAGCTCTGCCGGCCCCGCTGCGGCTCCATATCAGTGCCCGACCACAGCCGGGTTATGCGGGGCCTGAGCCCGGAGAAATACGGGCGGAACATAGGCCACCGCAGCCCGGAACAGCACCCCAAGCACCACAGCTCGGATCTCCTACTGGGTCAAAGGCAGCACTTCCTGAGCCAAGGAGGCAGCGGGGAGCTCTATCAGAAGTACAAGCGGAGCAGTAGCACCACGGGCTGCGGGAGTCCCGAGCCCCGGCATGCACATTTGGGGGTCGGCGAGCACCACGAAAAGGGCTGCATGATCCACGGCGGCAGCCCTGAAACTCACAGGCACCAGTACAGCGTGAGCCCAGACCACGCAAAGTTTGGCAGCCCCGTGAGGGAGGGGCAGAGGAGGCCAGCTGGGGACGAGCTGTCGCCGCACCACCGGAGCATCTACAACGGCATGAACG CTTTGAGGCCTCCTCTTGACAACTTGACCACCCACGCCTCACCAAAGAAAGAGGGGTGGTAG
- the ccdc85al gene encoding coiled-coil domain containing 85A, like isoform X1 has translation MEKATPPLQPQPQPQPQLQLSIAKSESPAEDISGLTDEELLRWTKEELVRRLRRSEADKMSVILDHGNLIREVNRSLQLHLNEIRGLKDINQKLQEDNRELRDLCCFLDDDRQKGKRVSREWQRLGRYSASIMRKEVTLYLQKLKELEVRQEEVIRENLELKELCLLLDDEKGVSGGGGGVVGGSGSGGGVGMGGCRNSIDSQNSLLLVPGQGLLMRDVGDGSSTSSAGSADSSDHPHHKQTHLSAGVGSGEKGSPELLHKPRCSSISGIGGADREVSSPELPAGRHRSTSLEYPYTLPQLCRPRCGSISVPDHSRVMRGLSPEKYGRNIGHRSPEQHPKHHSSDLLLGQRQHFLSQGGSGELYQKYKRSSSTTGCGSPEPRHAHLGVGEHHEKGCMIHGGSPETHRHQYSVSPDHAKFGSPVREGQRRPAGDELSPHHRSIYNGMNALISAGCCTNNCRNVKLWDSFEASS, from the exons ATGGAGAAGGCAACTCCGCCGCTCCAACCCCAGCCCCAGCCACAGCCCCAGCTCCAGCTGTCCATAGCGAAGAGTGAAAGTCCGGCCGAAGACATCTCAGGTTTGACGGACGAGGAGCTGCTCAGGTGGACCAAAGAGGAGCTGGTGCGCCGGCTGAGGCGGTCTGAGGCCGATAAGATGAGCGTGATTCTAGACCACGGGAATCTCATCCGAGAGGTCAACCGCAGCCTCCAGCTGCACCTAAACGAGATTAGGGGGCTGAAG GACATCAACCAGAAGCTGCAAGAAGACAATCGTGAGCTGCGGGACTTGTGCTGTTTCTTAGATGATGACCGTCAGAAAGGAAAGCGCGTGTCCAGGGAGTGGCAGCGTCTCGGCCGGTACAGCGCCAGCATCATGCGCAAGGAAGTGACCCTGTACCTGCAGAAGCTCAAGGAGCTGGAGGTCAGACAGGAGGAGGTGATCCGGGAGAATCTGGAGCTGAAGGAGCTCTGCCTGTTGCTGGATGACGAGAAGGGAGTTTCGGGTGGAGGAGGGGGTGTAGTGGGGGGAAGCGGAAGCGGAGGGGGTGTGGGGATGGGAGGATGCCGCAACTCAATTGACAGCCAGAACAGCCTGCTGCTGGTGCCAGGCCAGGGGCTTCTCATGAGGGACGTGGGAGATGGGAGCAGCACCTCGAGCGCAGGCAGCGCCGACAGCTCGGATCACCCTCACCACAAGCAGACTCACCTCTCTGCAGGTGTGGGCAGTGGGGAGAAAGGTAGCCCTGAACTTTTGCACAAACCCAGGTGTAGCAGCATCAGTGGGATAGGTGGAGCGGACAGGGAGGTGTCCAGCCCAGAGCTCCCGGCTGGGCGGCACCGGAGCACGAGCCTGGAGTATCCCTACACCCTGCCCCAGCTCTGCCGGCCCCGCTGCGGCTCCATATCAGTGCCCGACCACAGCCGGGTTATGCGGGGCCTGAGCCCGGAGAAATACGGGCGGAACATAGGCCACCGCAGCCCGGAACAGCACCCCAAGCACCACAGCTCGGATCTCCTACTGGGTCAAAGGCAGCACTTCCTGAGCCAAGGAGGCAGCGGGGAGCTCTATCAGAAGTACAAGCGGAGCAGTAGCACCACGGGCTGCGGGAGTCCCGAGCCCCGGCATGCACATTTGGGGGTCGGCGAGCACCACGAAAAGGGCTGCATGATCCACGGCGGCAGCCCTGAAACTCACAGGCACCAGTACAGCGTGAGCCCAGACCACGCAAAGTTTGGCAGCCCCGTGAGGGAGGGGCAGAGGAGGCCAGCTGGGGACGAGCTGTCGCCGCACCACCGGAGCATCTACAACGGCATGAACG CTTTGATATCAGCAGgctgctgcaccaacaactgCAGAAATGTCAAGCTATGGGACAG CTTTGAGGCCTCCTCTTGA